A portion of the Micromonospora vinacea genome contains these proteins:
- a CDS encoding ABC transporter ATP-binding protein/permease — protein MTTEQTTSPPRAGVGIAAEGLGQSVRSGRQILADVSVSIAPGELVAIIGASGAGKTTLLELLAGVQQPTTGTVRYDGNAAAGTIGLVPQDDIIHRELPLARTLRYAARLRLPSATGPAEINERVAEVLAELRLTDRAATPVGLLSGGERKRASIAVELLTRPGVFFLDEPTSGLDPAIAVELLRVLRTLADTGATVVLTTHQVTDVDHCDRVVVLTRQGRLAFTGTPAAAREFFGLRSLVEVHLRLDETTQPDEWPDRFAERREAEQPRRTTDDGATAATPSRRVGRPRQWAILTARNAEIVARNRLTLAILLGSPLMVLGMFALLFRPGAFEPTRPSPTVTVMILFWIAFGGFFFGLTYGLLQICTELPILRRERLAGVRLAPYLLAKVAVLLPLLALVDLALLGVLRGMDRLPPVGGADFAALYTTLLLSSAAALTLGLLCSAAVSDAAQATLMLPMLCFPQVLFVGAILPVPTMATGGQWLSYAMSNRWAFEGLGHTAGVERLWRDGGSPLGPPLLATYGDSFSRPVWVDWLVLGGFVLFFLGAAWAVLVRRGSRRAS, from the coding sequence ATGACGACCGAGCAGACCACGTCTCCCCCGCGTGCCGGTGTCGGCATCGCCGCTGAGGGACTGGGCCAGAGCGTCCGGAGCGGTCGCCAGATCCTGGCCGACGTCTCAGTGAGCATCGCGCCGGGCGAGCTGGTCGCGATCATCGGTGCCAGCGGCGCCGGTAAGACCACACTGCTGGAACTCCTCGCCGGAGTACAGCAACCGACGACGGGCACCGTGAGGTACGACGGCAACGCCGCGGCCGGCACCATCGGCCTCGTTCCGCAGGACGACATCATCCACCGCGAGCTGCCCCTGGCCCGCACCCTGCGGTACGCCGCCCGACTGCGCCTCCCCTCCGCCACCGGACCGGCCGAGATCAACGAACGGGTCGCGGAGGTGCTCGCCGAGCTGCGGCTCACCGACCGGGCCGCCACGCCGGTCGGCCTGCTCAGTGGCGGCGAACGCAAGCGCGCCAGCATCGCCGTCGAACTGCTCACCCGACCCGGCGTGTTCTTCCTGGACGAGCCCACCTCCGGGCTGGACCCGGCGATCGCCGTGGAGCTGCTCCGGGTGCTCCGCACGCTCGCCGACACCGGAGCCACGGTCGTGCTGACCACCCACCAGGTCACCGACGTGGACCACTGCGACCGGGTCGTCGTGCTGACCCGTCAGGGCCGCCTGGCGTTCACCGGCACCCCGGCCGCCGCCCGGGAGTTCTTCGGCCTGCGGTCCCTCGTCGAGGTGCACCTCCGGCTCGACGAAACGACCCAACCCGACGAGTGGCCCGATCGCTTCGCCGAGCGGCGCGAGGCCGAACAGCCGCGCCGTACCACCGACGACGGTGCGACCGCCGCGACGCCGTCCCGGCGCGTCGGCCGGCCGCGCCAATGGGCGATCCTCACCGCGCGCAATGCGGAGATCGTCGCCCGGAACCGGCTGACCCTGGCGATCCTGCTCGGCTCACCACTGATGGTGCTCGGCATGTTCGCGCTGCTGTTCCGTCCCGGGGCGTTCGAGCCGACCAGACCCAGCCCGACGGTGACCGTGATGATCCTGTTCTGGATCGCGTTCGGCGGCTTCTTCTTTGGGCTGACCTACGGGCTCCTGCAGATCTGCACCGAACTGCCGATCCTGCGCCGGGAGCGGCTGGCCGGTGTCCGGCTGGCCCCGTACCTGTTGGCCAAGGTCGCGGTGCTGCTGCCGCTGCTGGCCCTGGTGGACCTGGCCCTGCTCGGGGTGCTGCGCGGCATGGACCGGCTGCCACCGGTCGGCGGCGCCGACTTCGCCGCCCTGTACACGACACTGCTGCTCTCCTCGGCGGCGGCGCTCACCCTCGGTCTGCTCTGCTCGGCGGCCGTGTCCGACGCGGCCCAGGCGACGCTCATGCTGCCGATGCTCTGCTTCCCACAGGTGCTGTTCGTGGGCGCGATCCTGCCGGTGCCGACGATGGCGACCGGCGGTCAGTGGCTCAGCTACGCCATGTCGAACCGGTGGGCGTTCGAGGGCCTGGGGCACACCGCCGGGGTGGAGCGGCTCTGGCGCGACGGTGGCTCCCCGCTCGGCCCGCCGCTGTTGGCCACGTACGGCGACAGCTTCTCCCGGCCGGTCTGGGTCGACTGGCTGGTGCTCGGCGGTTTCGTGCTGTTCTTCCTGGGCGCGGCCTGGGCGGTGCTGGTCCGACGAGGCTCCCGACGTGCGTCCTGA
- a CDS encoding TetR/AcrR family transcriptional regulator, giving the protein MGRTSDAKNKILDAAATLIEQRGYTALGVAEICAAAGVPKGSFYYFFESKQALARAVIDEHWVTQRRQWEQLLGSERDPLQRLRDLFEATEEVQRVGQQKAGVVAGCLFGNLALELSNQAEEIRGRLQEIFEEQINLIERVVVEAKERGLAGPAVDSREAARSIVAQIEGRVLLAKLLNDPAQLETLWRNCLDLLQVPAKARTTTG; this is encoded by the coding sequence ATGGGCCGGACCAGTGACGCGAAGAACAAGATCCTCGACGCGGCAGCCACGCTGATCGAGCAGCGCGGCTACACGGCGCTCGGCGTGGCCGAGATCTGTGCGGCGGCGGGTGTGCCCAAGGGCAGCTTCTACTACTTCTTCGAGTCCAAGCAGGCGCTGGCCCGCGCCGTCATCGACGAGCACTGGGTCACCCAGCGCCGCCAGTGGGAGCAGTTGCTCGGCAGCGAGCGCGACCCGCTACAGCGGCTCCGGGACCTGTTCGAGGCCACGGAGGAGGTCCAGCGCGTCGGCCAGCAGAAGGCCGGCGTGGTCGCCGGTTGCCTCTTCGGCAACCTCGCCCTCGAACTCAGCAACCAGGCCGAGGAGATCCGCGGCCGGCTCCAGGAGATCTTCGAGGAGCAGATCAACCTCATCGAGCGGGTCGTCGTCGAGGCGAAGGAGCGAGGTCTGGCAGGCCCGGCGGTCGACAGCCGGGAGGCCGCCCGATCGATCGTCGCCCAGATCGAGGGGCGGGTCCTGCTCGCGAAGTTGCTCAACGATCCGGCCCAGCTGGAGACGCTGTGGCGCAACTGCCTGGATCTCCTCCAGGTGCCGGCGAAGGCGCGGACCACCACCGGCTGA
- a CDS encoding SDR family NAD(P)-dependent oxidoreductase, producing the protein MNSMNSSQGQKVVVITGASQGIGADLVDAYRKLGYGVVATSRSIGASDDPEIVTVRGDIAEADTAERVVRAALDRFGRIDTLVNNAGVFVAKPFTDYTDEEFDLVTGVNLAGFFHLTRRVLPHLLAGGAGHIVSITTSFVDQPSSHVPSALASLTKGGLSSATKSLAIEYAARGVRVNAVAPGIIKTPMHPVETHQTLAGLHPVGRMGETSDVVDAVLYLESAPFVTGEILHVDGGQNAGH; encoded by the coding sequence ATGAACAGCATGAACAGCAGCCAGGGCCAGAAGGTCGTTGTGATCACCGGCGCCTCTCAGGGCATCGGCGCCGACCTCGTGGACGCCTACCGCAAGCTCGGGTACGGCGTCGTGGCGACCTCACGCTCGATCGGCGCGTCCGACGACCCGGAGATCGTCACGGTCCGGGGTGACATCGCCGAGGCCGACACCGCCGAGCGGGTGGTGCGTGCCGCGCTGGACCGCTTCGGGCGGATCGACACACTGGTGAACAACGCCGGCGTCTTCGTCGCCAAGCCGTTCACCGACTACACCGACGAGGAGTTCGACCTGGTCACGGGGGTCAACCTCGCCGGGTTCTTCCACCTCACCCGACGCGTCCTGCCGCACCTGCTGGCCGGGGGCGCGGGGCACATCGTCAGCATCACGACCAGCTTCGTCGACCAGCCCAGTTCGCACGTTCCGTCGGCGCTCGCGTCCCTGACCAAGGGCGGTCTCAGCTCCGCCACCAAGTCTCTGGCCATCGAGTACGCGGCTCGCGGCGTACGGGTCAACGCCGTCGCGCCCGGCATCATCAAGACCCCGATGCACCCGGTCGAGACCCACCAGACGCTCGCGGGCCTGCACCCGGTCGGCCGGATGGGCGAGACCAGCGACGTCGTCGACGCCGTTCTCTACCTCGAGTCAGCCCCGTTCGTCACCGGCGAGATCCTGCACGTCGACGGCGGCCAGAACGCCGGTCACTGA
- a CDS encoding alpha/beta fold hydrolase: MNSHDQSVESADGTRLVVRRLGIGDPVVLVHGSGGGLHSWAAVAEHLARDHEVWLPARRGYGPSDVPADTKSFRTETADLIAVTEAARRSSGRPVHLVGASYGATLALHTTSADPRDVRSLAIFEPPLYAAGAEIVPLLDRYRAAFERDDAAAMAAALNEVTRVPAEIVAAMAAGAGNRVPDPVEARRSAVGWLHDLEALAQDSTDITRWSSITVPTLLLAGADTWEPMPTTMNALARTIPAVRRVTWPGQSHFVTMTAPTLVADALRQFYAASPAA, encoded by the coding sequence ATGAACAGCCACGATCAGTCGGTCGAATCGGCCGACGGCACCCGCCTGGTGGTACGACGCCTGGGCATCGGCGACCCCGTCGTCCTGGTGCACGGCTCGGGTGGTGGGTTGCACTCCTGGGCCGCCGTCGCCGAGCACCTCGCGCGCGACCACGAGGTGTGGCTGCCGGCCCGGCGCGGATACGGTCCCAGCGACGTCCCGGCCGACACCAAGTCCTTCCGCACCGAGACCGCCGACCTGATCGCCGTCACCGAGGCGGCCCGGCGATCCTCGGGCCGACCGGTCCATCTCGTCGGGGCGTCCTACGGGGCGACTCTGGCGTTGCACACCACCTCGGCCGATCCGCGCGACGTACGCTCCCTGGCGATCTTCGAGCCGCCGCTCTACGCGGCCGGGGCGGAGATCGTGCCGCTGCTCGACCGGTACCGCGCCGCCTTCGAGCGCGACGACGCCGCCGCGATGGCAGCGGCTCTGAACGAGGTGACGCGGGTTCCGGCCGAGATCGTCGCCGCGATGGCCGCCGGCGCGGGGAATCGGGTGCCCGACCCCGTCGAGGCGCGCCGCTCGGCGGTGGGCTGGCTGCACGATCTCGAGGCCCTCGCGCAGGACAGCACCGACATCACCCGGTGGTCCTCGATCACCGTGCCGACTCTCCTGCTGGCCGGCGCGGACACCTGGGAGCCGATGCCCACCACGATGAACGCCCTCGCGAGGACGATTCCGGCGGTCCGTCGCGTCACCTGGCCGGGTCAGTCGCACTTCGTGACCATGACGGCACCGACCCTGGTCGCCGACGCGCTGCGGCAGTTCTACGCCGCGTCACCCGCGGCTTAG
- a CDS encoding TetR/AcrR family transcriptional regulator: protein MPRQGLTNARVSAAAAELADSVGLSRLTVAAVARHFGVSDAALYVHVRSREALIEHVAVRAAATFADALAIAVAGRAGRQALVGFADAWRAFAVTHPGQYAATQLQLPPEVGTRSAGHLRLIELSYAMLRGYGLDEPALTDAMRFVRSTFHGFTSLETVDGFGHPRAVDASWQSILDAVHTTLSNWPTEKQEQR, encoded by the coding sequence ATGCCACGGCAGGGTCTGACCAACGCGCGCGTCTCGGCCGCCGCAGCCGAACTGGCGGATTCGGTCGGCCTGTCCCGGTTGACCGTCGCGGCTGTCGCCCGGCACTTCGGCGTCTCCGACGCCGCCCTGTACGTGCACGTCCGCAGCCGGGAGGCGTTGATCGAGCACGTCGCGGTCCGGGCGGCGGCCACGTTCGCCGACGCACTCGCGATAGCTGTGGCGGGGCGGGCCGGCCGCCAGGCCCTGGTCGGGTTCGCCGACGCCTGGCGCGCGTTCGCCGTCACGCATCCGGGGCAGTACGCGGCGACCCAGCTTCAACTGCCGCCCGAGGTCGGCACCCGGTCGGCCGGGCACCTGCGCCTGATCGAGCTGAGCTACGCGATGCTGCGCGGGTACGGGCTCGACGAGCCAGCCCTGACCGATGCGATGCGATTCGTCCGCAGCACCTTCCACGGCTTCACGAGCCTCGAAACGGTCGACGGTTTCGGGCATCCCCGCGCTGTCGACGCGTCCTGGCAGTCGATCCTCGACGCGGTGCACACCACGTTGAGCAACTGGCCGACCGAGAAACAGGAGCAGCGATGA
- a CDS encoding glutathione-independent formaldehyde dehydrogenase, translated as MRAVVYTDVRTVAVREVPDATLEAETDALVRITSTALCGTDLHMYDGRTSAEPGMVLGHEPLGVVQEVGAAVQTVRPGTRVVIPTHLFCGTCVMCARGLSAACLRARAEGPGAAYGYAGMGPYRGAQADLLRVPWADANCVPLPGEPGDAYEDDFVLLADAFVTGWHAAATLAEVEPGDTVAVFGAGAVGLLGAYSALLKGARVVYSVDGVDARLDKAGEIGAVPIDFRRGDPVEQIRADRARTGLPLGEEKLAGVDKVIDAVGFQARDREHPDRERPNQVIADAARLVNAAGAIAVAGVYPDRDPHPGPGADGHENLVAPWGALFSKGVAVRFGRTHDRRYTVLLRDLVVAGRARPSMIVTHHGTLADAPELYRHFDRREHGVIKAVLRPS; from the coding sequence ATGAGAGCCGTCGTCTACACCGACGTCCGGACGGTCGCGGTGCGGGAGGTGCCCGACGCGACCCTGGAGGCGGAGACCGACGCGCTCGTGCGGATAACCTCCACCGCCCTGTGCGGCACCGACCTGCACATGTACGACGGACGCACCAGCGCCGAGCCCGGCATGGTGCTCGGTCACGAACCGTTGGGTGTCGTGCAGGAGGTGGGCGCCGCGGTGCAGACCGTACGGCCGGGCACGCGGGTGGTGATCCCCACGCACCTGTTCTGCGGGACGTGTGTGATGTGTGCTCGCGGGCTCTCGGCGGCCTGTCTGCGGGCCCGGGCCGAGGGACCGGGCGCGGCGTACGGGTACGCGGGGATGGGTCCGTACCGGGGCGCGCAGGCCGACCTGCTGCGGGTGCCGTGGGCCGACGCCAACTGCGTACCCCTGCCCGGCGAGCCGGGGGACGCGTACGAGGACGACTTCGTGCTGCTCGCCGACGCGTTCGTCACCGGGTGGCACGCCGCGGCCACCCTCGCCGAGGTCGAGCCCGGTGACACGGTGGCGGTGTTCGGCGCCGGCGCCGTCGGTCTGCTCGGCGCCTACTCGGCGCTGCTCAAAGGTGCCCGGGTCGTGTACTCCGTGGACGGCGTCGACGCCCGACTCGACAAGGCCGGCGAGATCGGGGCCGTGCCGATCGACTTTCGCCGGGGCGACCCGGTCGAGCAGATCCGGGCCGACCGGGCACGGACCGGGTTGCCGCTCGGCGAGGAGAAACTGGCCGGGGTCGACAAGGTCATCGACGCGGTCGGTTTCCAGGCCCGCGACCGGGAGCACCCCGACCGGGAGCGTCCGAACCAGGTCATCGCCGACGCGGCCCGGCTCGTCAACGCCGCCGGCGCGATCGCGGTGGCCGGGGTGTACCCGGACCGGGACCCTCACCCCGGCCCGGGCGCGGACGGCCACGAGAACCTGGTCGCGCCGTGGGGAGCGCTGTTCAGCAAGGGAGTGGCGGTCCGGTTCGGTCGCACCCATGACCGCCGCTACACAGTCCTGCTGCGGGACCTGGTGGTCGCGGGCCGGGCGCGTCCCAGCATGATCGTCACCCACCACGGCACCCTGGCCGACGCCCCCGAGCTGTATCGCCACTTCGACCGGCGGGAGCACGGCGTCATCAAGGCGGTGCTGCGCCCGAGCTGA